Proteins from one Salmonella bongori NCTC 12419 genomic window:
- a CDS encoding S6 family peptidase, which yields MNKIYALKYSVRQGALVPVSELATHVKKSSRTGLIKKIIPSLLINTILLGYSVSSLASVVRYDLPYQTIRDFSENKGQFTPGSLNIPIYNKTDAIIGYLNKAPMPDFSSANHQSAVATLVSPQYIVSVKHNGGYQSVSFGDGENKYRLVDRNNQPGRDFHAPRLNKLVTEVEPSLMTQSGMVSGAYSDKNRYPTFYRIGSGTQEIKQTDGQIISLSGAYNYLTGGTAGSLGSYAQGQMISANTNKQLYNLAQGPMGTHPRSGDSGSPLFAYDSVLQQWVIVGVDSSGGGGGTNWTVVDADFVNQSIQEDTDAPVTFVAGQGALRWAFDSTDGTGTLTQQETVYQMHGQKDADLNAGKNLVFNGADGQIVLEDSVNQGAGALTFNGNYTVSTNNGSTWQGAGLDISRDAEVIWQVNGVQGDNLHKIGEGVLKVNGTGINPGGLKVGDGTVILAQRPDEDGKAQAFSSVNIASGRPTVVLTDSRQVNPDNISWGFRGGRLDINGNDVTFHKLNAADNGANIINASDTFATVSIKPITDMTVTINDWDKNKASGGAAGLLYKYNNPYAHTVDYFIQKRKGYGFYPVNQSDNDSWEYVGHNETQAIEQVKSRRPVDDRMYHGNLAGNIDLNIDTSRSSGGVIFDGNIDTPEGGLMQSGGQLTFQGHPVIHAYNNKGVADKLKSLGDDSVRTQPTSFDQPDWEGRTFRLKTLLLKNTDFGLARNASLNGDIEAVHSSVTLGTPNVYIDLNDGNGTKVTPQKGTSVARQDTDRSRYAGKVTLGEQSTLDVREIFTGSIQSQDSAVTVSSRHATLDGYSRFGNTSLALQEGARLTATGGWWSDSDVIVGPAATLSLAGTSVTGQPGQVSPAFYSTDYGAGYQLDTGSQLHFSPYTFVTGDIRAKGDTGISIGGEDGVALADNLPLGEQMMYSLFNGFRNVYSGNVSVPQGRMTMTDTQWQMPGDSHTGALRMIRSLAGFTGRGFNSLTTNTLQANQSAFALRTDLKDSDKIVVNQKAEGRDNTLFVNFLKKPSGQEPLNIPLVSAPAGTNPAMFKAAERVTGFSLVTPTLHTTEQDGKIQWVLDGFKSAPDKGSATSANSFMGMGYKNFMTEVNNLNKRMGDLRDTQGEDGMWVRIMNGAGTGDAGYSDRYTHLQTGFDKKHRLSGADLFTGVLMSYTDSSASGRAYSGDTHSLGGGMYASVMFDSGIYMDVIGKYIHHDNDYNAGFAGLGKRNYGTHSWYAGLEGGYRYRLTESLYIEPQAELVYGTVSGTTLKWNDNGMDVSMRSKTYNPLIGRTGVALGKTFSGKDWSVTARTGVDYQFDLVANGETALRDASGEKRFTGEKDSRMLYNVGLNAQVKDNVRFGLELEQSAFGKYNVDHAINANFRYMF from the coding sequence ATGAATAAAATATACGCTCTGAAGTATAGCGTCAGGCAAGGCGCGCTTGTGCCTGTTTCCGAACTGGCAACCCACGTAAAAAAATCATCTCGCACAGGTTTGATAAAAAAAATTATTCCGTCGCTGCTCATTAATACCATTCTGTTAGGGTATTCGGTCTCATCGTTGGCCTCAGTAGTCAGGTATGATCTCCCTTACCAGACGATAAGAGATTTTTCTGAGAATAAAGGGCAATTCACGCCGGGCAGTTTGAATATTCCCATTTACAACAAAACAGACGCGATTATTGGCTATTTGAATAAAGCGCCAATGCCTGATTTCAGCAGTGCCAATCATCAGTCCGCGGTTGCTACTCTTGTTTCACCACAGTATATCGTAAGCGTAAAACATAATGGCGGTTATCAAAGCGTCAGTTTTGGTGATGGCGAAAATAAATATCGTCTTGTTGACAGAAATAATCAGCCGGGACGAGATTTTCATGCCCCACGTTTAAATAAGTTAGTTACAGAAGTTGAACCTTCTTTGATGACGCAGTCAGGGATGGTGTCTGGCGCTTATAGTGATAAAAATCGCTATCCCACATTCTACCGGATAGGGTCCGGGACCCAGGAAATTAAACAGACAGACGGGCAAATCATCTCCCTTTCCGGCGCATACAATTACCTGACCGGAGGAACGGCGGGTTCACTGGGGTCCTATGCTCAGGGCCAGATGATCAGTGCCAATACCAATAAACAGTTGTATAACCTGGCGCAGGGTCCAATGGGAACCCATCCCCGCAGTGGTGATAGCGGTTCACCTTTATTTGCCTATGATTCTGTTTTACAACAGTGGGTCATTGTTGGCGTGGATAGCTCCGGCGGTGGCGGAGGAACTAACTGGACGGTGGTTGATGCGGATTTTGTAAACCAGTCCATTCAGGAAGATACCGATGCGCCAGTAACCTTTGTGGCCGGGCAGGGGGCCTTACGCTGGGCATTTGACTCGACAGACGGCACGGGGACTCTTACCCAGCAAGAAACTGTTTATCAGATGCATGGTCAGAAAGACGCAGACCTGAATGCGGGTAAGAATCTGGTATTTAATGGTGCTGATGGCCAGATTGTCCTGGAAGACTCGGTTAACCAGGGGGCGGGGGCGCTGACGTTTAACGGCAATTATACAGTATCCACTAATAACGGCTCTACCTGGCAGGGCGCAGGTCTGGATATTTCCCGGGATGCGGAGGTGATATGGCAGGTGAACGGGGTTCAGGGCGACAACCTGCATAAGATTGGCGAGGGAGTGCTGAAGGTCAATGGTACCGGTATTAACCCGGGCGGGCTGAAGGTCGGGGATGGGACGGTTATTCTGGCTCAGCGTCCGGATGAGGACGGCAAGGCACAGGCCTTCAGTTCGGTGAATATCGCCAGTGGCCGACCCACGGTGGTTCTTACCGACAGCCGGCAGGTTAATCCCGATAACATTAGCTGGGGGTTCAGGGGAGGCCGGCTTGATATAAACGGCAATGACGTCACTTTTCATAAACTTAACGCCGCGGATAATGGTGCGAATATCATTAATGCCAGCGATACCTTTGCCACCGTTTCAATTAAGCCCATCACGGACATGACGGTGACGATTAATGACTGGGATAAAAATAAAGCTTCCGGCGGTGCTGCCGGGTTATTGTATAAATATAATAATCCTTACGCCCATACAGTGGATTATTTTATCCAGAAGAGGAAAGGATATGGATTTTATCCTGTCAATCAGTCAGATAACGACAGTTGGGAGTATGTCGGGCACAATGAGACGCAGGCCATTGAACAGGTAAAATCGCGGCGGCCCGTCGATGATCGGATGTATCATGGTAATCTTGCTGGCAATATTGATCTTAATATTGATACCTCTCGCAGTAGCGGCGGCGTTATTTTTGATGGCAATATAGATACGCCTGAGGGCGGATTAATGCAGTCTGGGGGCCAACTGACGTTCCAGGGCCATCCGGTTATCCACGCCTATAATAATAAAGGAGTGGCAGATAAGCTTAAATCTCTTGGTGACGATTCGGTCAGGACTCAACCCACCTCTTTTGACCAGCCTGACTGGGAGGGCCGGACATTTCGTCTGAAAACGCTGTTGCTGAAAAATACCGATTTCGGCCTGGCCAGAAACGCGTCGCTGAACGGAGATATTGAGGCAGTGCATTCGTCCGTGACGCTGGGTACGCCGAATGTGTATATCGATCTGAATGACGGGAATGGCACAAAAGTAACGCCACAAAAGGGAACCTCAGTTGCCAGGCAAGACACGGACAGGAGCCGCTATGCCGGGAAAGTGACGCTTGGCGAACAATCAACTCTGGACGTACGTGAAATTTTCACCGGCAGTATCCAAAGTCAGGATAGCGCTGTCACGGTGTCCTCCCGCCATGCGACACTGGATGGTTACAGCCGGTTCGGCAACACGTCACTGGCTCTTCAGGAGGGAGCCCGATTGACCGCTACCGGTGGGTGGTGGAGTGATTCAGACGTCATTGTCGGACCAGCCGCTACGTTGAGTCTGGCCGGTACGTCCGTAACCGGCCAGCCGGGGCAGGTGAGTCCGGCGTTTTATTCCACCGATTATGGCGCAGGTTATCAACTGGATACCGGCAGCCAGTTACACTTCTCTCCCTACACTTTTGTCACGGGTGATATTCGGGCAAAGGGGGATACAGGGATCTCTATTGGTGGTGAGGACGGTGTTGCCCTGGCAGATAACCTGCCCCTGGGGGAACAGATGATGTACAGTCTGTTCAATGGCTTTCGAAACGTTTATTCGGGTAATGTCAGCGTCCCGCAAGGGCGAATGACAATGACGGATACGCAGTGGCAAATGCCCGGTGATTCTCATACCGGCGCACTGCGTATGATACGGTCGCTGGCCGGCTTTACCGGTCGCGGATTTAATTCCCTGACTACGAATACGTTACAGGCCAACCAGTCCGCTTTTGCGCTCAGAACGGACCTGAAGGACAGCGACAAAATTGTGGTGAACCAGAAAGCAGAGGGCCGGGATAACACCCTGTTTGTGAATTTCCTGAAAAAACCATCCGGGCAGGAGCCTCTGAATATTCCACTGGTCAGCGCCCCGGCGGGGACAAATCCGGCGATGTTTAAGGCCGCCGAGCGGGTGACCGGGTTTAGTCTGGTGACGCCGACTCTGCACACGACAGAACAGGATGGCAAAATACAGTGGGTACTGGATGGCTTTAAGTCCGCGCCGGACAAGGGGTCAGCCACCTCGGCCAACAGCTTTATGGGCATGGGATATAAAAACTTCATGACCGAAGTCAACAACCTGAACAAGCGTATGGGGGATCTGCGTGATACTCAGGGCGAGGACGGAATGTGGGTACGTATCATGAACGGCGCCGGAACCGGTGACGCCGGATATTCTGATCGTTACACCCATCTGCAAACGGGGTTTGATAAAAAACACCGGTTGTCAGGTGCTGACTTGTTCACTGGTGTGTTGATGAGTTATACCGACAGCAGCGCCAGTGGACGGGCCTACAGCGGCGACACGCATTCGCTCGGGGGTGGGATGTACGCATCCGTGATGTTTGATTCGGGGATATATATGGATGTTATCGGCAAGTATATTCATCATGATAATGACTATAACGCCGGTTTTGCTGGTCTGGGCAAACGGAATTACGGTACACACTCATGGTATGCTGGCCTGGAAGGCGGATACCGTTACCGTCTGACAGAAAGCCTGTATATTGAGCCGCAGGCGGAACTGGTATATGGAACCGTCTCCGGAACAACGCTGAAATGGAATGATAATGGTATGGATGTGTCGATGCGCAGCAAAACGTATAATCCGTTGATAGGGCGTACAGGCGTGGCATTGGGCAAAACGTTCAGTGGCAAGGACTGGAGCGTTACGGCCCGTACAGGTGTGGATTACCAGTTTGACCTGGTGGCCAATGGCGAGACGGCGCTACGCGATGCCTCCGGCGAGAAACGTTTCACTGGTGAAAAAGACAGCAGAATGCTGTACAACGTGGGGCTGAATGCGCAGGTGAAGGACAATGTGCGCTTTGGACTGGAGCTGGAGCAGTCGGCATTTGGCAAATATAATGTTGACCATGCCATAAACGCCAACTTCCGCTACATGTTCTGA
- the msgA gene encoding virulence protein MsgA, giving the protein MFVELVYDKRNVEGLPGAREIILNELTKRVHQLFPDAQVKVKPMQANALNSDCTKTEKERLHRMLEEMFDEADMWLVAE; this is encoded by the coding sequence ATGTTCGTTGAACTCGTTTATGACAAGCGAAATGTTGAAGGCCTGCCAGGCGCACGCGAAATCATCCTCAATGAACTCACAAAACGCGTACACCAACTTTTTCCCGATGCGCAAGTGAAAGTTAAGCCAATGCAGGCGAACGCATTAAACAGTGACTGTACAAAAACCGAGAAAGAACGGCTGCACCGTATGCTGGAAGAGATGTTTGACGAGGCTGATATGTGGCTGGTCGCCGAATAA
- a CDS encoding RICIN domain-containing protein has product MTLLPGKTALVLCLSSILCGCTTNGLPAPYSINLSFPVITQNQINSGGYYIKNAEQIRTTDGLCLDAGSGQQSHLTLQECKSVPSQLFSFHRDRITHREKCLDAAGQGTKEGTPIILYSCTGNDNQSWLADDNHIKGKQSRKCLGTTSIIVRKGDPVVLADCDFSRALEFTLP; this is encoded by the coding sequence ATGACTTTACTTCCAGGAAAAACCGCGCTGGTTCTTTGCCTCTCCTCTATTTTATGTGGATGTACCACTAACGGTTTACCCGCGCCTTATAGTATTAATTTATCGTTCCCTGTCATTACGCAAAACCAGATTAATTCCGGTGGTTATTATATTAAGAATGCTGAACAGATTCGGACTACCGATGGCCTGTGTCTTGATGCTGGCTCAGGGCAACAGAGTCATTTGACGCTTCAGGAGTGTAAATCTGTGCCCTCTCAGCTTTTCTCATTTCACCGGGACAGGATAACACACCGTGAGAAATGTCTGGATGCCGCCGGCCAGGGTACAAAAGAAGGCACGCCGATCATTCTGTATTCATGCACCGGTAATGATAATCAGAGCTGGCTTGCTGATGATAACCACATTAAAGGGAAGCAAAGCCGAAAATGCCTGGGCACAACGAGCATTATTGTCAGAAAAGGCGACCCTGTGGTGTTAGCCGATTGTGATTTCAGCCGCGCGCTGGAATTTACCCTACCGTAG
- a CDS encoding NEL-type E3 ubiquitin ligase domain-containing protein, whose translation MTDKQKEYQASYAFPCHLMDDTMFDINSAHVSIRSINIPPQPSSTRSPEESVWGKIHLFFPTENQSAAQRCLAEICQPTEDISPEHVGSKFEYLKGLAFPAQMENIQRNREGLNQFCILDADSKEALVVTIEPEHYLIEWEGVTIMYGYAQERLYGAHAMSGATSLAQPEAYDAIWSEWQANAPPEEARNCSQAVERMRDCLATSKAVLDLSGLQLTTLPALLPEHITVLTVINNCLTRLPETLPGELQQLNASQNHLTALPTTLPARLQRLDVSHNRLTVIITLPEGIDDLNVSHNHLSQLPSSLPPGLRQLDASTNQLTLLWDTLPPTLEWLDISNNKLTYLPEAMLANFGAVVAENNPFTEQAIQQLQRLTSTPDYRGPQLYFSMSEPAASHSAAHTCEPRQHAEEYEADWSEWITSAPPEEGGNRRIAVERMRQYLENGAFNLDLSHLGLTTLPDYLPENVDFLVISRNQLSRLPETLPKNLRQLYVSYNQLTTLPERLPESLRVLNASNNQLARLPERLPESLRILDASNNHVVRLPENLPLRLLLLKIKQNRLTHLPPSFLRLPGTLRVEVQGNPLPERVIQYLQRITSADGYQGPQIEFSMAAFSTHGETRPLSLAVADWLILTQPSELERWATFAEEVNAMAFSGFLDRLGRTENTKNNPPFKKQVSTLLERVAQDEELREKIFTVAMDATESCEDRVTLAYHTMQSVVLVHDAEKGAFDNSLAELVRTGREMFRLEQLELIAQDKVKKLPLVDEIEVHLGFQNRLRETLQLETTTPKMRFFGVSGITESDIKEAEIRVKTAENSRFREWFALWNPWHKVLARIAPEAWNETIVEKCRIMDTGEFATRVSDELKSLNISDDIEAETAAGSRIMQDIDHLLFTTTTDNVLANKGQEHLLKAKWNNTEM comes from the coding sequence TTGACAGACAAACAAAAAGAATATCAGGCATCTTATGCTTTTCCATGTCATTTGATGGACGACACCATGTTCGATATAAATAGCGCACACGTCTCAATCAGAAGCATAAATATCCCCCCCCAGCCCTCATCAACGCGCTCTCCTGAAGAAAGTGTATGGGGAAAAATTCATCTTTTTTTCCCGACTGAGAATCAGAGTGCTGCGCAGCGTTGTCTCGCTGAAATTTGTCAGCCAACAGAAGACATATCGCCAGAACATGTCGGCAGCAAATTTGAGTATCTGAAAGGCCTGGCTTTTCCGGCACAGATGGAAAATATCCAGCGCAATAGAGAGGGCTTAAATCAATTTTGTATCCTGGATGCAGACAGTAAGGAAGCGTTAGTTGTTACGATTGAGCCTGAACATTATCTTATTGAATGGGAAGGCGTCACGATAATGTATGGCTACGCTCAAGAGCGCCTGTATGGTGCCCACGCTATGTCCGGCGCAACGTCGTTAGCGCAACCAGAAGCGTATGACGCCATCTGGTCTGAATGGCAGGCTAACGCTCCCCCTGAAGAAGCGCGAAACTGCAGTCAAGCGGTAGAACGGATGCGAGATTGCCTGGCGACATCAAAGGCCGTACTGGATTTGAGTGGTCTGCAACTCACCACCTTACCGGCACTGCTTCCGGAACATATTACGGTGCTGACCGTTATCAATAACTGCCTGACCCGATTGCCAGAAACTTTGCCAGGTGAATTACAGCAACTAAACGCTTCCCAAAATCACCTGACAGCCCTCCCGACAACGTTACCTGCGAGGTTACAACGGCTGGATGTTTCCCATAATAGGTTGACTGTCATCATTACACTACCAGAGGGTATAGATGATCTGAATGTCTCCCATAATCACCTGTCTCAACTACCATCATCACTTCCTCCAGGGCTACGCCAACTGGATGCCTCAACGAATCAACTGACATTACTATGGGATACTCTCCCACCGACGCTGGAATGGCTGGATATTAGCAATAACAAGCTAACCTACCTGCCAGAGGCGATGCTGGCGAATTTCGGCGCAGTCGTCGCAGAAAACAACCCCTTCACCGAACAGGCGATACAACAGTTACAGAGGCTGACATCCACGCCTGATTACCGTGGGCCTCAACTCTATTTCTCAATGAGTGAACCTGCGGCATCCCATAGCGCGGCCCATACATGTGAACCACGACAACATGCAGAAGAATATGAAGCCGATTGGTCTGAATGGATAACCAGCGCTCCGCCTGAAGAGGGTGGAAATCGTCGTATCGCAGTAGAGAGGATGCGCCAGTACCTGGAAAATGGCGCCTTCAATCTTGATTTGAGTCACTTAGGCCTTACCACCTTACCTGACTATCTCCCTGAAAATGTTGACTTCCTGGTAATCAGTAGAAATCAATTAAGCAGGTTGCCGGAAACGCTACCGAAAAATTTACGACAGTTATATGTTTCTTATAATCAGCTGACGACCCTGCCGGAAAGATTGCCCGAGAGTCTACGAGTCCTGAATGCCTCTAATAATCAACTGGCCCGGCTACCAGAAAGGTTGCCCGAGAGTTTACGTATACTGGATGCCTCTAACAATCACGTGGTCCGGCTACCAGAAAACCTCCCACTCAGGCTGCTGTTGCTAAAGATTAAACAGAATCGGCTAACCCATCTGCCCCCCTCTTTCCTTCGTCTTCCTGGGACACTGAGAGTAGAGGTACAAGGGAACCCACTGCCAGAACGAGTGATACAATATTTACAGCGAATAACATCAGCTGATGGTTATCAAGGCCCACAGATAGAATTTTCAATGGCCGCCTTCTCTACCCACGGAGAAACCAGGCCACTTTCCCTGGCGGTGGCAGACTGGTTAATACTGACCCAGCCGAGTGAGCTTGAGCGATGGGCAACGTTTGCAGAAGAAGTGAATGCAATGGCCTTTAGCGGTTTTTTGGATCGACTGGGCCGTACAGAGAATACTAAAAATAATCCCCCGTTTAAGAAGCAAGTGTCTACCTTGCTGGAACGCGTGGCGCAAGATGAGGAACTCCGGGAAAAAATTTTTACCGTTGCGATGGATGCGACAGAAAGTTGTGAAGATCGGGTAACGCTTGCGTATCACACGATGCAAAGTGTAGTACTGGTGCATGATGCCGAAAAAGGCGCATTCGATAATTCTTTAGCAGAACTGGTGAGAACAGGCCGGGAAATGTTCCGTCTTGAGCAACTGGAGCTCATTGCGCAGGACAAAGTAAAAAAACTTCCCCTTGTTGATGAAATTGAAGTCCACCTGGGCTTTCAGAACCGTCTTAGAGAGACGCTTCAATTAGAGACAACAACACCTAAAATGCGCTTTTTTGGCGTCTCTGGCATCACTGAATCAGATATTAAAGAAGCGGAAATACGGGTTAAAACGGCTGAAAATAGTCGGTTCCGGGAATGGTTTGCTCTGTGGAACCCATGGCATAAGGTACTGGCCCGTATAGCTCCTGAAGCGTGGAATGAAACCATCGTTGAAAAATGTCGCATTATGGATACAGGAGAGTTCGCGACACGTGTCAGCGACGAATTAAAATCTCTGAATATAAGCGACGATATTGAAGCCGAAACAGCAGCTGGCAGCAGAATTATGCAAGACATTGATCACCTGTTGTTTACGACCACAACGGATAATGTGCTGGCTAACAAAGGCCAGGAGCATCTGTTGAAGGCGAAATGGAACAACACAGAAATGTAA